A DNA window from Ferrimicrobium sp. contains the following coding sequences:
- a CDS encoding WhiB family transcriptional regulator, with product MATDEADEIVWVSEPWMAAGACRGLDPAIFFPSDGSGVIGARKICVTCAVIDDCLAYALKYRIEHGVWGGSSERERKRLQRSQLIRR from the coding sequence TTGGCAACTGACGAAGCTGATGAGATCGTTTGGGTGAGCGAGCCGTGGATGGCGGCCGGAGCCTGCAGGGGGTTGGACCCTGCGATCTTTTTCCCGTCTGATGGGTCAGGAGTGATTGGTGCACGCAAGATCTGCGTGACGTGTGCTGTGATCGACGACTGTCTTGCATATGCCCTGAAGTATCGCATTGAGCATGGGGTATGGGGAGGATCGTCGGAACGCGAGCGTAAGCGGTTGCAGCGTTCGCAGCTTATCCGGCGGTAG